From the Parafrankia discariae genome, one window contains:
- a CDS encoding IS630 family transposase, giving the protein MPDRPGWIMERVPSLYVICPGDAQRAELESLSRRATAPFRLVVRARIVLLAADGSANCRIAQRLGICEDTVRKWRRRYCEQGIDGLADAPRPGRPRVFPARVVAGVKALACELPAASGAPLARWTCPELARQTAASGIIPAPSASTVRRWLADDVLKPWQHRSWIFPRDPRFAVKAGRVLDLYQREWEGQPLGPDEYVLSADEKPGVQARMRPHLPLPPGPGRAMRVESEYHRHGTLAYLAAYDVHHARVMGRCEPSTGIKPFTALVDQVMSTEPYASARRVFWVVDNGASHRNWAAADRLSSAYPNTQMVHLPVHASWLNQVEIYFSVIQRKLLTPDDFEGLDELATQILAFEKHYNAAARPFDWKFTRTDLNQLLARIRNHDRHAPCPQAV; this is encoded by the coding sequence GTGCCTGACAGGCCCGGCTGGATCATGGAGCGCGTGCCGTCCCTATATGTCATCTGTCCTGGCGACGCGCAGCGCGCTGAGTTGGAGTCCTTGTCGCGCCGGGCCACGGCTCCGTTCCGGCTGGTGGTGCGGGCGCGGATCGTGCTTCTGGCCGCGGACGGGTCAGCGAACTGCAGGATCGCGCAGCGGCTGGGTATCTGCGAGGACACCGTCCGCAAGTGGCGGCGCCGGTACTGCGAACAGGGCATAGACGGCCTGGCCGACGCGCCGCGTCCCGGCCGGCCGCGGGTGTTCCCCGCCCGTGTGGTGGCCGGGGTCAAGGCCCTGGCGTGCGAGCTACCTGCCGCGAGCGGGGCGCCGCTGGCCCGCTGGACCTGTCCCGAACTGGCTCGCCAGACGGCAGCCAGCGGCATCATCCCCGCGCCGTCGGCGTCTACCGTGCGGCGCTGGCTCGCCGATGACGTCCTGAAACCCTGGCAGCACCGGTCGTGGATCTTCCCCCGCGACCCGCGGTTCGCCGTGAAGGCCGGGCGCGTGCTGGATCTCTACCAGCGGGAATGGGAAGGACAGCCACTCGGCCCGGACGAGTACGTCCTCAGCGCCGACGAGAAACCCGGCGTTCAGGCCCGGATGCGCCCGCACCTGCCGCTCCCGCCTGGCCCCGGCCGGGCGATGCGGGTCGAGAGCGAATACCACCGGCACGGCACCCTGGCCTACCTGGCCGCCTACGACGTCCACCATGCGAGGGTGATGGGCCGGTGCGAGCCGTCCACCGGGATAAAGCCGTTCACCGCGCTCGTGGACCAGGTCATGAGCACTGAGCCGTACGCCTCAGCCAGGCGCGTTTTCTGGGTGGTGGACAACGGAGCCTCGCACCGCAACTGGGCCGCCGCCGACCGTCTGAGCAGCGCCTACCCCAACACGCAGATGGTTCACCTGCCTGTCCACGCCTCCTGGCTGAACCAGGTCGAGATCTACTTCTCCGTCATCCAGCGCAAGCTCCTCACCCCCGACGACTTCGAGGGCCTGGACGAGCTCGCCACCCAGATCCTCGCCTTCGAGAAGCACTACAACGCTGCCGCCAGACCCTTCGACTGGAAGTTCACCCGCACCGACCTCAACCAGCTGCTGGCCCGCATCAGGAACCACGACCGGCATGCGCCATGTCCGCAGGCCGTATGA
- a CDS encoding DoxX family protein, which yields MTDAPAATVLIRVYVGLVFLVEGILKFSRPHTLGTGRFEKIGIPAPGFFAPLTGVFEIVCGTLLLAGLLTRLAAVPMLVDMVCALVITKVPILWGGSALFKGESGWGDFLHEARLDMAQLCGSLFLLIVGAGLFSLDACLGHAVAVPPDVAEAERGWGPISRRAAGGPSSVSPGREPGGGGFRPGRRPGGEPPAG from the coding sequence GTGACGGACGCGCCGGCGGCGACGGTCCTCATCCGCGTTTATGTGGGTCTGGTCTTCCTCGTCGAAGGAATCCTGAAATTCTCGCGTCCCCACACGTTGGGTACCGGTCGGTTCGAAAAGATCGGTATTCCCGCACCCGGCTTCTTCGCTCCGCTCACCGGGGTTTTCGAGATCGTCTGCGGAACGCTGCTCCTGGCAGGGCTGCTGACCCGGCTCGCCGCCGTCCCGATGCTCGTGGACATGGTCTGCGCGCTGGTCATCACCAAGGTTCCGATCCTGTGGGGCGGGTCGGCGCTTTTCAAGGGCGAGTCCGGCTGGGGGGACTTCCTCCACGAGGCCCGACTTGACATGGCGCAGCTGTGCGGCAGCCTGTTTCTGCTGATCGTCGGCGCCGGCCTTTTCTCGCTCGACGCCTGTCTGGGTCATGCCGTCGCCGTCCCACCGGACGTGGCGGAGGCGGAGCGAGGCTGGGGTCCGATAAGCAGGCGGGCAGCGGGCGGCCCATCGAGCGTGTCGCCGGGGAGGGAGCCTGGTGGCGGCGGATTCAGGCCTGGTCGTCGACCTGGTGGAGAGCCTCCCGCCGGATAG
- a CDS encoding APC family permease, translated as MGGRAAGAGVPDELRRRLGLSDAVLIGLGSMIGAGIFAALAPAAGAAGSGLMLGLALAAVVAYCNATSSARLAARYPASGGTYVYGRERLGEFWGCLAGWAFVVGKTASCAAMALTVGSYVWPGQAHAVAVGAVVALTAVNYAGVQKSAWLTRVIVAVVLAVLGAVVAAASTSPASDAARLAVGDDVTATGVLQAAGLLFFAFAGYARIATLGEEVRDPARTIPRAIPIALAVTLVVYAAVALAVLSVLGPRGLAGASAPLSEAVRAAGAGWLAPVVRVGAALAALGSLLALILGVSRTTLAMARDRHLPRALAAVHPRLGVPHRPEVSVGAVVALLAATADVRGVIGFSSFGVLAYYAIANASAWTLRPDEGRPVWIIPVLGLAGCLVLAFALPLSSVVSGSAVLAVGAAAYAVRRAAARTP; from the coding sequence GTGGGCGGGCGGGCGGCGGGGGCCGGGGTTCCGGACGAGCTGCGGCGGCGGCTGGGCTTGTCCGACGCGGTACTGATCGGCCTGGGGTCGATGATCGGTGCCGGCATCTTCGCGGCGCTCGCACCGGCCGCGGGCGCGGCCGGCTCCGGGCTGATGCTGGGCCTGGCCCTGGCGGCCGTGGTCGCCTACTGCAACGCGACATCCTCCGCCCGGCTGGCGGCCCGCTACCCGGCCTCGGGCGGGACGTACGTCTACGGCCGGGAACGCCTGGGCGAGTTCTGGGGCTGTCTGGCGGGATGGGCGTTCGTGGTCGGCAAGACCGCGTCGTGCGCGGCGATGGCGCTCACGGTCGGCTCGTATGTGTGGCCCGGCCAGGCACACGCGGTCGCGGTGGGGGCGGTGGTGGCACTGACCGCGGTGAACTACGCCGGAGTGCAGAAGTCCGCCTGGCTGACCAGGGTGATCGTGGCCGTGGTCCTCGCCGTGCTCGGCGCGGTCGTGGCCGCCGCGTCCACCTCCCCGGCGTCGGACGCCGCTCGCCTGGCCGTCGGGGACGACGTGACCGCCACGGGGGTGCTTCAGGCGGCGGGCCTGCTGTTCTTCGCCTTCGCCGGCTACGCGCGGATCGCGACTCTCGGCGAGGAGGTCCGCGACCCGGCGCGGACCATCCCGCGGGCGATCCCGATCGCGCTCGCCGTCACCCTGGTGGTGTACGCCGCCGTCGCCCTCGCAGTCCTTTCCGTTCTCGGCCCGCGGGGGCTGGCCGGGGCGTCCGCGCCGCTGTCGGAGGCCGTCCGGGCGGCCGGTGCCGGCTGGCTGGCGCCCGTCGTGCGGGTCGGTGCGGCGCTGGCCGCGCTCGGGTCGCTGCTGGCGCTGATTCTGGGGGTCTCGCGTACCACGCTGGCGATGGCCCGTGACCGGCACCTGCCCCGGGCACTGGCCGCCGTCCACCCGAGGTTAGGGGTGCCGCACCGCCCCGAGGTGAGCGTGGGCGCCGTGGTCGCGCTGCTCGCCGCGACGGCGGACGTACGCGGCGTGATCGGGTTCTCCTCCTTCGGGGTGCTGGCCTACTACGCCATCGCCAACGCCTCCGCCTGGACCCTGCGCCCGGACGAGGGCCGCCCGGTCTGGATCATCCCTGTCCTCGGGCTGGCCGGCTGCCTCGTGCTCGCGTTCGCCCTGCCGCTGTCCTCCGTCGTCTCCGGGAGCGCGGTGCTGGCCGTCGGAGCCGCCGCCTACGCCGTGCGCCGCGCGGCGGCCCGCACCCCGTGA
- a CDS encoding PadR family transcriptional regulator: MREFQRAAVRLHILHHAAQQEIHGAWMTQELARHGYQISPGTLYPTLHRLEADGLLVSESRVVDGHARRVYRATEAGRQALVEDRRALTELAREVLGGDSP; encoded by the coding sequence GTGCGGGAGTTCCAGCGCGCCGCGGTGCGGCTGCACATCCTGCACCACGCGGCCCAGCAGGAGATCCACGGCGCGTGGATGACCCAGGAGCTGGCCCGGCACGGCTACCAGATCAGCCCCGGCACCCTCTACCCGACATTGCACCGCCTGGAGGCGGACGGCCTGCTCGTCTCCGAGTCCCGGGTCGTCGACGGCCACGCCCGCAGGGTCTACCGGGCGACCGAAGCCGGGCGGCAGGCACTCGTCGAGGATCGCCGGGCGCTGACGGAGCTGGCCCGCGAGGTCCTCGGCGGCGACTCCCCGTAA